The proteins below come from a single Mangifera indica cultivar Alphonso chromosome 16, CATAS_Mindica_2.1, whole genome shotgun sequence genomic window:
- the LOC123198959 gene encoding LOW QUALITY PROTEIN: pentatricopeptide repeat-containing protein At4g39620, chloroplastic-like (The sequence of the model RefSeq protein was modified relative to this genomic sequence to represent the inferred CDS: inserted 2 bases in 1 codon), which translates to ISNFQVFRWMQKQRWYIADNGIYSKLITVMGKKGQTRMAMWLFSEMRNSGCRPDTSVYNALITARLHTRDKGKALAKALGYFEKMKGMERCQPSIVTYNILLRAFAQARNVAQVNALFKELDESFLSPDIYTYNGVMDAYGKNGMIREMEDILSRMKRARCKPDIITFNLLIDSYGKKQAVDKIEQVFKSLSHSRENPTLPTFNSMIINYGKARLRGKAEDIFLKMADMKYKPSFITYEXLITMYGYCDCVSRAREIFDELIKSGKGIKVSTLKAMLDVYCMNSLPVQADALFDNLHDLKVTPDLSTYRLLYKAYTKVNMKDLVQKLLKRMERDGIVPNKRFFLEALETFGSKMASPESASAKMM; encoded by the exons ATATCGAACTTTCAGGTGTTCAGATGGATGCAAAAACAACGCTGGTACATTGCTGATAATGGCATTTATTCTAAGTTGATAACAGTTATGGGAAAGAAAGGCCAAACTAGGATGGCTATGTGGCTCTTTTCTGAGATGCGTAATAGTGGGTGCCGACCTGACACTTCTGTTTATAATGCTCTAATTACTGCCCGCCTCCACACTCGGGATAAAGGAAAGGCATTAGCCAAAGCGCTTGGTTATTTTGAGAAGATGAAGGGAATGGAACGTTGTCAACCCAGCATTGTGAcatataatattcttttgagAGCTTTTGCTCAAGCCCGAAATGTTGCTCAAGTTAATGCTTTGTTCAAAGAACTTGATGAAAGTTTTCTTTCTCCCGATATTTATACTTACAATGGTGTGATGGATGCATATGGGAAAAATGGGATGATCAGAGAAATGGAAGATATACTTTCCCGCATGAAACGTGCTCGGTGTAAGCCAGatattattacatttaatttgCTGATTGATTCATATGGGAAGAAGCAAGCTGTTGACAAGATAGAACAAGTGTTTAAGAGCTTGTCGCACTCCAGGGAGAATCCAACACTGCCaacatttaattcaatgatCATTAACTATGGGAAAGCAAGACTTCGAGGGAAAGCTGAAGACATTTTCCTAAAGATGGCTGATATGAAGTACAAACCAAGCTTCATAACATATGA TCTTATCACAATGTATGGATATTGTGACTGTGTTTCTAGGGCCAGAGAAATATTCGATGAGCTCATCAAGTCAGGGAAGGGGATAAAAGTTTCAACACTGAAAGCCATGCTTGATGTTTACTGCATGAACAGTTTGCCTGTGCAAGCAGATGCACTTTTTGACAACCTGCACGATTTGAAGGTGACTCCAGATTTGTCAACATATAGACTTCTTTACAAAGCCTACACCAAAGTCAATATGAAAGATCTAGTACAGAAATTGCTAAAGCGGATGGAGAGAGATGGTATAGTcccaaataaaagatttttcttgGAGGCTTTGGAAACTTTCGGGTCTAAAATGGCTAGTCCAGAATCAGCTAGTGCTAAAATGATGTGA